From Homo sapiens chromosome 6, GRCh38.p14 Primary Assembly, the proteins below share one genomic window:
- the DEFB113 gene encoding beta-defensin 113 precursor: MKILCIFLTFVFTVSCGPSVPQKKTREVAERKRECQLVRGACKPECNSWEYVYYYCNVNPCCAVWEYQKPIINKITSKLHQK, from the exons ATGAAgatactttgtatttttctgaccTTTGTCTTCACTGTGTCTTGTGGTCCATCAG TTccacagaaaaaaacaagagaagttgcagagagaaaaagagaatgtcaGCTTGTTCGTGGTGCTTGCAAGCCGGAATGCAACAGCTGGGAATATGTATATTATTACTGCAATGTTAACCCCTGCTGTGCGGTATGGGAATACCAAAAGCCAATCATTAACAAAATCACTAGTaaactccatcaaaaataa